In the Brassica napus cultivar Da-Ae chromosome A7, Da-Ae, whole genome shotgun sequence genome, one interval contains:
- the LOC106354635 gene encoding ACT domain-containing protein ACR3 isoform X2, which produces MAKVYWPYFDPEYENLSTRINPPSVSIDNTSCKECTLVKVDSMNKPGILLEVVQVLTDLDLTITKAYISSDGGWFMDVFHVTDQQGNKVTDSKTIDYIEKVLGPKGYASASQNTWPGKRVGVHSLGDHTSIEIIARDRPGLLSEVSAVLADLHFNVVAAEAWTHNRRIACVLYVNDNETSRAVDDPERLSTMEEQLNLVLRGCEQEDEKVARTCLSIGSTHVDRRLHQMLFADRDYEAVTKVDGSVPKITIENCEEKGYSVVNVSCEDRPKLMFDIVCTLTDMQYIVFHATITSSGPHASQEYFIRHKDGCTLDSEGEKERVIKCLEAAIHRRVSEGWSLELCA; this is translated from the exons ATGGCTAAAGTTTACTGGCCGTATTTCGATCCTGAATATGAGAACTTGAGCACCAGAATCAATCCTCCAAG TGTTTCTATAGACAATACTAGCTGCAAAGAATGCACTCTTGTCAAG GTTGACAGTATGAACAAACCTGGAATACTACTTGAAGTTGTGCAAGTTCTAACCGATCTCGATCTCACTATCACCAAAGCTTACATCTCTTCTgatggtggatggttcatggacg TATTCCATGTCACTGATCAACAAGGAAACAAGGTTACTGATAGCAAAACCATCGATTACATCGAGAAG GTGCTGGGACCAAAGGGCTATGCTTCAGCTTCACAAAACACTTGGCCAGGCAAAAGAGTCGGTGTCCATTCACTAGGCGACCACACATCGATCGAGATCATTGCTCGTGACCGTCCTGGTCTCTTATCTGAGGTCTCAGCCGTACTAGCAGACCTCCACTTCAACGTGGTAGCAGCTGAAGCATGGACTCATAACCGTAGGATCGCGTGTGTTCTCTATGTGAATGATAACGAAACATCTAGAGCCGTCGATGATCCAGAAAGATTATCTACCATGGAAGAACAGCTCAACCTCGTGCTGCGCGGGTGTGAACAAGAAGATGAGAAAGTTGCAAGGACGTGTCTCTCCATTGGGTCTACTCACGTTGACCGTAGGCTTCATCAGATGCTTTTCGCTGATAGAGACTACGAGGCAGTGACTAAGGTTGATGGTTCCGTGCCAAAGATCACGATTGAGAATTGCGAAGAGAAAGGTTATTCTGTGGTAAACGTGAGTTGCGAGGACCGGCCCAAGCTCATGTTCGACATTGTTTGCACGCTTACGGACATGCAGTACATTGTGTTTCACGCAACGATTACATCGAGTGGTCCTCATGCTTCTCAGGAGTATTTTATCAGACACAAAGACGGTTGCACTCTTGACTCggaaggagagaaagagagagttatCAAATGTCTAGAAGCTGCAATCCATAGAAGAGTCAGCGAG GGTTGGAGTTTGGAGCTGTGCGCATAG
- the LOC106354635 gene encoding ACT domain-containing protein ACR3 isoform X1: MAKVYWPYFDPEYENLSTRINPPSVSIDNTSCKECTLVKVDSMNKPGILLEVVQVLTDLDLTITKAYISSDGGWFMDVFHVTDQQGNKVTDSKTIDYIEKVLGPKGYASASQNTWPGKRVGVHSLGDHTSIEIIARDRPGLLSEVSAVLADLHFNVVAAEAWTHNRRIACVLYVNDNETSRAVDDPERLSTMEEQLNLVLRGCEQEDEKVARTCLSIGSTHVDRRLHQMLFADRDYEAVTKVDGSVPKITIENCEEKGYSVVNVSCEDRPKLMFDIVCTLTDMQYIVFHATITSSGPHASQEYFIRHKDGCTLDSEGEKERVIKCLEAAIHRRVSEGWSLELCAKDRVGLLSEVTRILREHGLSVTRAGVTTVGEQAVNVFYVRDASGNPVDVKTIEALRGEIGHSMMINVKNKVPSKRWKEEGQAGTGRGWAKTSFFFGNLLEKLLP, encoded by the exons ATGGCTAAAGTTTACTGGCCGTATTTCGATCCTGAATATGAGAACTTGAGCACCAGAATCAATCCTCCAAG TGTTTCTATAGACAATACTAGCTGCAAAGAATGCACTCTTGTCAAG GTTGACAGTATGAACAAACCTGGAATACTACTTGAAGTTGTGCAAGTTCTAACCGATCTCGATCTCACTATCACCAAAGCTTACATCTCTTCTgatggtggatggttcatggacg TATTCCATGTCACTGATCAACAAGGAAACAAGGTTACTGATAGCAAAACCATCGATTACATCGAGAAG GTGCTGGGACCAAAGGGCTATGCTTCAGCTTCACAAAACACTTGGCCAGGCAAAAGAGTCGGTGTCCATTCACTAGGCGACCACACATCGATCGAGATCATTGCTCGTGACCGTCCTGGTCTCTTATCTGAGGTCTCAGCCGTACTAGCAGACCTCCACTTCAACGTGGTAGCAGCTGAAGCATGGACTCATAACCGTAGGATCGCGTGTGTTCTCTATGTGAATGATAACGAAACATCTAGAGCCGTCGATGATCCAGAAAGATTATCTACCATGGAAGAACAGCTCAACCTCGTGCTGCGCGGGTGTGAACAAGAAGATGAGAAAGTTGCAAGGACGTGTCTCTCCATTGGGTCTACTCACGTTGACCGTAGGCTTCATCAGATGCTTTTCGCTGATAGAGACTACGAGGCAGTGACTAAGGTTGATGGTTCCGTGCCAAAGATCACGATTGAGAATTGCGAAGAGAAAGGTTATTCTGTGGTAAACGTGAGTTGCGAGGACCGGCCCAAGCTCATGTTCGACATTGTTTGCACGCTTACGGACATGCAGTACATTGTGTTTCACGCAACGATTACATCGAGTGGTCCTCATGCTTCTCAGGAGTATTTTATCAGACACAAAGACGGTTGCACTCTTGACTCggaaggagagaaagagagagttatCAAATGTCTAGAAGCTGCAATCCATAGAAGAGTCAGCGAG GGTTGGAGTTTGGAGCTGTGCGCAAAGGACAGAGTTGGACTACTGTCGGAAGTGACTAGGATTCTGAGAGAGCACGGGCTTTCAGTGACGAGAGCTGGTGTGACAACAGTAGGAGAACAAGCTGTTAACGTTTTCTATGTGAGAGATGCTTCAGGGAATCCAGTGGACGTGAAGACAATCGAGGCGTTACGCGGAGAGATAGGACACAGTATGATGATTAACGTGAAGAACAAGGTTCCAAGCAAGAGATGGAAAGAAGAAGGTCAAGCCGGAACAGGAAGAGGATGGGCCAAAACCAGTTTCTTCTTTGGGAACTTGCTGGAGAAGTTGTTGCCTTGA